gtaaCCTATCACGACGGGTTTGTCCTgcattaaatatgtttttttttattatactgaaaACCTAAATAAAATGTTAGAACTGTTCCCATGAAATATCCCCTCATATCTTTCTGTTCGATTGAAATTTGCCATGCAGGCTTTTTTACCacttaaaacaaattatgcaAGCCATGTAAATTCTAagaaagaattttaaaattccTATTATATTTTGAAGTTCTTAATCGATATTAAATGACAATATCAACAAAACATTGACTATACAATTCAAAACCTCGAGTTCTGGCCTGTGTTAGTCTTGGATGTCGGCCAGCTTGAATGTTTCGGTTTAGGGTTCTTTTTCGCTGTATTTAAATCCCTTAGTGCATGGTCTTAGAATGTTTTCTGTTATTTGGttgggttattgtctctttccCCGttttccattcccaattttatcACCGGtgattttattgtataataaatcAGGTTTTATATTCTAACAATTACATCCTAACATTGTAGGAATACAAAATCTCACCTGATGAGTAACGAAGAAAGGTTTGGCTTTGATGGTGGCGACTATTACACCGTCTGACTTCCTCATCACTACTAACCGTGACATACCTTTATGTTCGAACTTGAACCCCTGGGGAAAGAATGGTTCCCCATTCTGATAATGAGCTGTGAACAAAATAATGATCGATATTACTGTATGTGataacattgtaaataaaaactgaattttaaggcaaaaattcaaaaatgctGTCATGTGTACGTAACAATGTTGAGTGTCATACAAGTCAGACGTTTAGATGGATatatttgttgatttgttgtgtataagaaaacagaaattttaTAGCACATACATCCTGGACACAAAGTCAGTACATACGCATCAAAAGGACGGcacttttattgctgttcttcatcttaaaatgtaattatattatggtttatataattttttttgcaatcaGTTTTTTCAAATACGGGACTCATGTAGCTGCTGATAACTTCAAATTGAATTCAAGATGTATATTTTGATGTGTCAAACAGGTGTCCCAAAAGCAATGTAAGCATCGTTAATCTTCGGATTATTTTGATTCGAGCCAGACATTAGAAATCAAtcctttatatacatgtacctatcTGTCTCAAAATTAATGTTACTTAATTACCGTAAAAACAAGGATCATGCATGTAGGCCGTCTCAGGCAGAATTATATAATGTTCTGTCATGCTGAATGAGTGTAAATAACCAAATCTTGAACTTAAATCAGGGTAAGTGTTGAATGGCTTTGTTCTAGAACACTTTGTTAAATCTGCATCGTTATAATGGTGTTCTCCAACTTTGTGTCTGATCCTGTCAGCACCAACCTTGTAAGTAATTCgcctataataaaaaaaaatgcaattgtgCAATATTTGTCTCCTCAAATATTATGAATTAAACTTTATCTTCGGAAACTGATTTTTCAAGGAATTGAATCAAGAAATTTCATCAATAATTCAACTTACAGGACACCTAACATCAACTTGCCGCTATATAGGCACGTacgttttaatattataattgcattttaattcaaattgtttcATAGATCAAACTGATTCGTTCAGTCTATgtttatagaaataagaagatgtggtatgagtgacaatgagacaccTATccgtccaagtcacaatttgtaaaaagtaaaccaaactGTGACTTGGACGGATAGGTatctcattgtcactcataaTGGCATTATAGGTCATCCCGATCAGtaagttataaagggcccccaaaaattactagtgtaaaaccattcaagcAGGAAAAACAACTATATCTGTATTATTTAACAATCTTTTAGTTGCACGGGGACCCAGTTATAACCTCATCTACTGCATGTCTCTAGTAAGTATACACGATACTTACCAAATATTCATGTGCGTCTGTGATGTAAATCTGACAGCTGTGACTGTGCTCCACAATGTACCGTCCGCTTCAGTGTGCTCATGCGCTGGGTTATCAGTTAACTGGACACTTTTACCATAGCCAAAGTTATTGTCTTTGTAACTTATATATCCATTATGTTCCACCTTTACTGGGTTAATCACTACACCTACTGGCATTTCTGTCATAGCAACGGCTTGGTTACCAATCTGCCACCAACTGACATGCGGTACTTCAACAATCTTGTTTGACTGCTTTCCAAATTCATCAAATTTCTGTACTTGTGACATGttctattaaaatataacataaataagtgGTAGTTCAAgtgttttttcatattgtaaatGTACTAGTGACAGAAATATACTATTGGCTTGTGGTattaggggagggttgaaatctcTTAAACATTTTCacgcctgtctcaagtcaggagcctctggactttgtcttgtattatttttaagatgatttgaccttctgttgttatttgttctatggtcgtgttgttgtctttttgacacattccccattttcaatctcaattttattttaagattgaTTGGGCAATACATTCAGATTGCATACTtaatatcaatgtttttttctagGTTTTAAGACATATAATCTGGTTCATATGTTTTCGGTCGTTAaactatttatttcatatttgttttgaccaactatcaacaaaagagaATCGGTAAGGTTTGTTGATGAATTAGAGATTATGGccaaaatattgtatttttccAATATTTGTCACGCCTCGCTTTCCGATTGGTCAATGTAGTTTAAATACCGtgatcactagcctgtcaacactaaGGCTTTCATTGCAGGTGTGTTCGATCTTAATTGAGAATCATATAATTGCTAGTTATACAGCTGAAGTCCGTTGATTTTCTGATGGCACTGAAATACTGAAAGTAGGTGACACCCATATGAATACTCCTTCATAGTGTATGCGAAGACTGATCTTCCGAGCCTTAAACTTAATATACTTACTGCCTTGCTGTACGTTCCCGCCATAAAAACACTAGACTTGTTCATGTTCCTCCCATAACGATTGTAAAATTCGTTTGATTGAGTGTCATACCATCTGTATAAAAGTcaagtttttaattttggatcTAATAAATGCATAATTAAAAAAGCCTTCAATTTTTCTGTAACTAACATTCTGTACATCCATGATTCTAGAGGAAGCGTAATTAGGAGTAAGACTTTTGTGAtaaaacttcatttaaactgtttcGAATGTGAATTATTCTTACTAATTCTTACACTAAAAAATCAATCGAATCTTTTAAAAGCCTATCACAAGTGATAGTAGTCGCTTATATTCACTTTGATGATTCAACATTTAACTTACGACGCACTTGCGTTCATCCGATGTTTGGTTTGGGTTCGTCTTGATCAATgacatttaatttttgtgttttgtgttttgtaaactatTGTTAGATTTTTGTCCTATTTTGTTTTTCTGCCATTGGATTGTTAGTTTGCCTTTAACTCATAAACGTGTATATCCATTTGTTATCTTCTGCTTTTCTCGGACTGAATTAAACAAGGAATTAAATGAGGTTTCTGTTACTCAAACTGAATTAACCAAGGAATTAAACAAGGTTTCTGTTACTCAAACTGAATTAACCAAGGAATTACACGAGGTTTCTGTTACTCAAACTGAATAAACCAAGGAATTAAACGAGGTTTCTCTTACTCAAACTTTGTCCGTTGTCGTCTTGACTTATCATATTGTGAGTGTTTTATATTGTGTGttcaataaagaaatacttaGTAGACAAGTAGAGGTTAAGTTTTGTTTACCTGCTAATTGACCATGGTACCTACCTGTTTGTAAAAGTCACATGTCCGTTTTCTAATTTGAACTTCGAACCAATTTCAAGACAATCGAAAAGATGGCTGATATAGTTTGGTTCGTTGCTATCCAAGTGATCTGTTTCACCAAAAACTCCACAGGAATGTCGCATAAAGTTACCTTTGGGAGATTAATTAAACATTAGTAAGATAAACACCATTCAATGATATTtgctctgtaaaaaaaatagaaataaaagctTGAGTGCATATTAGTTCAATACtatggggttttattcattgGGTGTAGGGTCTGAATAAAAACAGTGGacgttttaatttcatttacattgCATTGACATAGCTCCGTCCAACTCTAGCTGTGTTTAGCTATGTTTAGTGTAGGTCACTCTATTTCTCTCCGAAAAAAAAGACGAAAAGTCTGATATGGTacgatttatttgtaaatcggCATTGAAGTGTTATTTTGTAAGAGGAcactaaaaataaatcttttttgtttacattccaAAGAATTCGTATAAGTTAGTATATAATCTATATAGGGTGGCTTCATGCTTTATATCAATGTGATATGTGAGTTTCATGAAAGTGGtttacatgtttgtttgtttttttctttattaataatAGTGTGTACATGATTTTGTTTACCATTTAGCCATGTCGGTATGGTTCCACTCTCAACTGTTACTGGTCCATCAATTGTTTCCCGTTGAATATCAGACAGTCCCGCCATTAAAAACTGCTTCCGTTCATTTTCTGTGTACCCAATAATGCAATTAACACCAAACACAAGTGTTAGTAAGACTTTTATCACCATGATtctacaattatataaaaaaaaattacttataataagatcTAGAGTAACTCCTGCACCGAAATAATGCTAATTAGCTATTAGATACATGTAGAACATACAAACTTTGAATTCAAGTTAAAGGGTTTGaatttattataagtaaaaCTTAAGATGATTATTGAATGTTAACCCCAATCTGAATGATTGATggagttgaaataaaaatacatgtacagtttGACTGAATTTCTATCGTCTAGCACGAATTCTCATGATGAGGAATGTCTATAAATATCCTGAGAGACTCAAATGAATACGCAAATACGTGCTTTTGAAATTTGGACATTATAGCTGGTACTTCCTTTAGGAAGGTCTTTATGGTTATTGAAAGTTTAGAGAACGTGGCCCAACCTCTATATGAACATTTTTGTCAGAGGCAGCGAATGTAAGATCCCCTTTTAAGAAGCTCTTTCAATGCTCTTATTCTGTAAGGTATGGCAAACATGACCCTATCCGAAATGATAAGGACATGCATGAATGGAAGATTCCTTCATTGTATTTGTATCTTTGTTCcgaaatatttatgttttatttagatCATCAGGTGTCCTCAAGACCATTACAACTAAAAGAGTCTGAACAGATCTAGAgcaatgaaaatgttttaagatCAGAGAGCTGCAACTCTAGTTTAGCAAAATTTCAGAATAAATGTAAtaatgtggtatgggctttcttcattgttgaaggccgtacggtgacctatagttgttaattgctatgtcattttggtctcttgtggagagttgtctcattggcaatcataccacatcttcttttttatatagaaatgtcCAGTAAATTAAAAGCTGTATCGTTTGAATCATTATCTTACCGAACCCCTGGCTACTGGTCAATGCTATAACGTATGTAGTTCATATTAAATATCAACTCTCTCAACAACGTTATCAATGtaagaaatttaatgttttaatgttcatttgtttttaacttgGTAATAAGTTACAGTTATGCCGAtaaaggtcaatgtacagcAAATGGGCTATGTCATAAACTagtatttttgtataattttgcaAAGAGCTTCAgcttatagatataggaagatggcAAAACATagaaagagaaaacagaaaatgtgtATTATGTAATTCAGATGCCATTGGTGATGAATACccttacatttttaattgttcagtTTTTGATACtgtagaaaaaatgttttgcatttTACTATAGAAATAGTCCAAACACATTGAAGTTTTATGACTTAATGAATTCAAAAAAATGCTCAGAACTGAAGGAACTATGTAAACTTATTAAGGAGATCAATAACAAATTGAACTTATCTGGGTGAACAATTGTGAATGCCTCTATCTACTTTcgtacattatttatttaataatatgtaattttgaaatatgtataattatttctatacctttgtaatttggtttgtgggaataaagatatatatatatatatgagacaactctctatccaaataacaattttaaaaaaggtaaaccattataggtcaatgtatgacCTTCATAATATCACTGAAAAAAACTAATAtgtttattccttttttttacttaaatatacCAGAACtgtttctttcaaatattgaaCATGTGTGTAGAAGAAACATAAAATCGGcggaaaacaaaattttgtactTCAATCAGCCGTGACCATTCTCCAATCACAAACATTCTGGATTTTGTTGAAAACTGatgttgatacataaatatcAGTGTTAGGTATGCAATATAATCATGCTTTAAAATCATGGAACTTTTTGGATTATCATGATTTTACAGGAGTTCTtgtggttggtttttttttgtcgtagCTTCAAAACCAAAACAGATCAAACGTAAAAGAGAATTTTGGCGAACCGGTTCACGTGATCCGATATTGTTTAGCGTCTTATTTCACAAAAATCCATATTTAAATCAATCACgaatatttattttgacataCGAGCAACATTTATCGTGCCGATTTTTTACGCAAAAAACCGTCATGACTGTTTTTTCAACTTACGACGGGTAAAATATGttcaatttattaattattttttagtgCATATTTGTTAATCACATGGCCAAACACAAGCAAGTgtgataaaagaaaattttgatttaaaaatttcagcattgtatatagaatcatattcaaaacagtgtggtcctggccattgattggcgacctaaattatcccattgactgggacagattaggcgaacgtttgtctgtaacgaccattgctcacttcttacttattatagaatttaaactgtggggtcaccaaaggttcttaacgcctttgataataaaataattcgaacaagaggctgtcacaacgacagcaaaccggatttattagcatttatttgtgtcctggcaatatcacaagaaccattactgatgattggtgaaagtgaaaatcgtcaatatcaaatttgacctctattttgtcatcagtatcaacatattaaaatttgaaaagcttagattgaatagttcgtgagtaaatgcaacaaaaatttgaaaagcttagattgaatggttcgtgagtaaatgcaacaacgtgaatggaaacaccattttaccatctttcaagaaccataactcctgaacagtaaaagtcaaaatcgtcattattgaacttgacctctattttgtcatcagtaataacatattaaaatttaaaaagctttggttgaatggttcatgaaaaaatgcacggacatgactggaaacaccatttttcaatctttcaagaaccataacgcctgaacggtaaaagtcaaaattgtcattattgaacttgacctccatttagtcatcagtaacaacatattaaaatttgggaagctttggtagaacagttcatgtgtaaatgcacagacacgactggaaacgccattttacgatctttcaagaaccataactactgaacggtaaaagtcaaaatcatcattattgaacttgaccttcatttagttgtcagtatacgtaacaacatattaaaattttaaaagctttgatTAAACGgctcatgagttaatgcacggacaacatttgattgccgcccgacCGCCCGACCGACCGACCGCCCGCCCGTccgcccgccgagcatccccaaatcaataaccgacatttttgtcacaaaaatccggttaaaaattattcaggaataacctttatgttttgatttatattattgatataaatcaacacatcgtattattccggattcgtttttcgaattgctttatttaggtgttgagaacctttggtgaccccacagattttgtgtctttaacaagtacatagtgagcagtgattgttaccgacaaacgttcacataatctgtcccagtcaatgggataatttaggtcgtcaatcaatggccaggaccagactgttttgaatatgattctatttgTACGATAtaacagtgtatgtaaagtgcggatcctaaaatatcatttttactgtatatgccataaatgtctaatgtagaataataaataaacagacgaactttttttaatttttgaagaaaatgaagaaaattagttaaaatgtatatgttcagaaatacataatactaataaaacaaagtaagagataCGAGCGGGGTATTATCGCGCCTaagccatccagctgtgaaatacataccaaaataggtgaatatttaggacatttcacgaacagatcgtgcaggtgctttataactaataggtgagatgttgttgcagtaaaaaatattcattttaatacaattattaaagttgtataacgtagaatatgttttgtcattcagtttcttcatatttaactaaattccactatgatgatttcgtaatactagtcatgtttactgtcgaataatgatactattctttcatttttactgtGGAGCaaatcattagtattgtatatgcggtgcattttcactgtatagttttgtttttttttatctattaaagctcatttctttaagcatgtagagcaagactttagttgatttgcttgcttttttattggataatcattatgataacacccaatttaattcaaatattaaaaatacaggttaaactatgcctattcatattgtttaaaaatgtcaatcttatttaccaagtttgtataaacaattatacaaacaaagcaagcaagccaaccaaagttttgctttacatgcattagaaattagctgtaaagccttaatttagccgacttgcttaaacaatagataaagtaagagaaagatttgatagaatttaacttacggaggaaagtttggttttaaaacactctaataaattcaatagaaataacatttatttcaaatgcttATAAAGCGTAaagggatctttatccttattttttttatccatttccatgacacttcaccacaaattacgtacatcttgatatagattgcacatttgttttcccgtttaaaaggttttacactggagccctttataacttgctgttcggtgtgagccaatactccatgttgaagaccgtattttgacgtataatgtctcattgtcacatacgacatctatatatggctataaaacgaaacgagacgggataaaaagggataaaaaaatctacgctactttttcaatatatttataatgggctaAATATGAGTCAAAATTgagtaaaatagtgggtcgcatttgggtataagcgtcacgccggattgccgattttttgcaagctatatatttgtttaagaatgaatgaggagtttgtatttcaatttgaaaatacatgtatcataaatcctaaagtcatcaactaagttttttttcatttgttgtaagtgcatttatcacataattctacaataaaaattcctcgcatctttgaaaattctacattaataatgactgcactgacagtgataattcatcgcaactatagttaaaatggatcgctttcaataatcgatatgctatattatgatgcttttataacacttatttgaactttaatgctatgtttgtatattataaagacatatcacaatgaaaatatgttaaaacttcacttaaaatcttttaacttgatattttcaaaacgtaaacaaatacagttttcccatgatcctttattctacaatagacatacccgcatataacagtaaaaatgaactagctggattcgcactttatatacagtGATATAAGTTGAAACATGCATATGTGATTTATCGAAGTTACGAGAGAATGGAACTGTTCCTGGAGTGGCAAGTCTGTTTGGACACTTGTCATAAAATAAAGGAATACCAAGGTTCAATCACTTCTGAGGTTATTCAACCCTTATACCCGCTTTAAAGTATTATAGTCAATACTACTTGTATATGGGCGATTTTCAACATGCTTCAgtaattatatcaatatttcgTTTTTGCTTTTCTATGGTACAAATTCCTATTTCAATGAAGTGGCAGTTTGTATAGCGCAGAGAAATGTTAAGGGTTATAATTTAGGACAAGTTTAagattaaatatatagttatgtATGGTAATCTTACctgtttaaatgttaaaataaaaagtttaaaatcttctgtgtatatatatagatgttcAGTGGAACCACATGATTGATATCTCACCTGTGACAAATTTGCGTATGAGAgagataaacatttaaatttcgAAATGAACGAATCTAGTTTTTggatacttttatttatattgggAGTGTATCCAAAATAAAGATTTCAAATCTCGGGAAAATATACGGCAACAGAACATGAAAATGGGAGTTTGATTAATGTTTAAAAGCCCCTATATAACGTAATACGTTTTCATCCTGACTATCAACGTAAAGTCTTGCCCTTTttgtccccccttttttcctaACCACACAAAGGCATGTGTcttcattgaaattttaatgtataaaaaaaaactagcaCGTGGAATAGAAGCATGTttccaaatatttaattatatacgCACTAataatcataatacatatatttatttgggtacttaaattttattttgaaattattgaacTTGAATCCCAACGGAAGACATACATGTGTAGTCGTCTTGACTTCTCGCGTTCAGCAGGTAATCCCTTATATGCTGCCAGCATGTATTGGATCTCATTCTTTCCAACGCTCTTCAAATATGTACAAGTCTTGATTTAGCAAATATGTATGGGGTATTTTTTTAGCAAATATGTATGGGGTATAATTGCTCTGACAAATGCCTTTACAAATATGTATGGGGTATTGATCTGACAAATGCCCTTACGAATATGTATGGGTCcttaatttacaaatatgtatGGGGTCTTGCTCTGACAAACAGGTACATGTATGAGGCCTTGCTATATGAAAATTAGGAGTCTtgttctgataaaaaaaaaatgtatggaggCTTGTTC
This Mytilus trossulus isolate FHL-02 chromosome 14, PNRI_Mtr1.1.1.hap1, whole genome shotgun sequence DNA region includes the following protein-coding sequences:
- the LOC134696655 gene encoding carotenoid isomerooxygenase-like gives rise to the protein MVIKVLLTLVFGVNCIIGYTENERKQFLMAGLSDIQRETIDGPVTVESGTIPTWLNGNFMRHSCGVFGETDHLDSNEPNYISHLFDCLEIGSKFKLENGHVTFTNRWYDTQSNEFYNRYGRNMNKSSVFMAGTYSKANMSQVQKFDEFGKQSNKIVEVPHVSWWQIGNQAVAMTEMPVGVVINPVKVEHNGYISYKDNNFGYGKSVQLTDNPAHEHTEADGTLWSTVTAVRFTSQTHMNIWRITYKVGADRIRHKVGEHHYNDADLTKCSRTKPFNTYPDLSSRFGYLHSFSMTEHYIILPETAYMHDPCFYAHYQNGEPFFPQGFKFEHKGMSRLVVMRKSDGVIVATIKAKPFFVTHQLGSYEDGELIHMDMLMYDDASIYDRTTYITSLMANNPYTTNVTRITINTTDWTAMFKNLRTGPPAAFEMANINYAYNGRKYTYAYMSRNFDRADQNAVTKLNVDTGVETEYLFPEGMFVQEPQFVSRPNSTAEDDGVILAQGVDGTKNKAFLCVIDAKTMKLISHVTAPDIALLGLHNRFFGLEVGTANVGSVEIIGKR